A genomic window from Hypomesus transpacificus isolate Combined female chromosome 15, fHypTra1, whole genome shotgun sequence includes:
- the LOC124477492 gene encoding LOW QUALITY PROTEIN: eukaryotic translation initiation factor 4 gamma 1-like (The sequence of the model RefSeq protein was modified relative to this genomic sequence to represent the inferred CDS: deleted 1 base in 1 codon), translating into MNKAPQPITGPPHPTPSPGLSQPPFPPGQPPSVVFASPPPQMNPTPQPRQFAPGPRALHQQPYYGSRPNAPRGVPPPSSAPRQVAPTHVYQTTASPMMMIPQQQIPFATSPQGPAYFIPGGQYRSTYVAAAQQYPVQPGTPGFYPGTSPAEYGTYGAYYPAQPQFTPPVAPPPVIMNPAPQQQQAPPPPPQPMQSKRERKQIRIRDPNQGGRDITEEIMSGGRTGSTPTPPHVCDDPAQIPDDSELTQANGESGTPAPVVVRPDDRGVPTPPPPSKTPEPVKSEPAPEVIRPSTAVSSPPPALPREVPPTPLADTTAPALATPPPSSQVSDVMDAPPPREPSPTPLDPSVPAYPAPLPTRLSKTPAVKEEEVKVEEEVKVEEVKEEEVKQVKEEEVKQVKEEEVKQFKQEAMASAKPVGPAPPSTLPSSSNGVPAHPKEAELAVLSISIPSTPQVEAPPESPIAQPEELRLPNGLPLPLPQDPERPCRVLTERHASPIAEPKVDRTVVAAPVVAAPVVATPVVAPPVVAAPDVAAPVDAAPVVVVPAAVVVESTVPPTLVDTVISAVLETVALVDTVSPVLVAPLAEAPADPETTAAVAPPPAADDREDTPPPHIAPAGDSSMQASAVYVPKKKRKMKELNKKETVGDLLDAFTEDQVVGSPPEVEKALPLPASAPEAGEAQTPASAAPPAADEVDETWEEKEDKLDAENIKPKQGELKYQYKGEHWKPIDPEDKKRYDREFLLGFQNCTASLSKPEGLPHISDVVLDKANKTPLRQLDPSRLPGMNCGPDFTPSFLGNLGRPGMGGGGGGRGGGGGRGPPSGMGGPRGSHQGQRKEPRKIITSMSLNNDVQLNKAEKAWKPGVKKAAGRGGPPDEENDPEELKTQELFKRVRSVLNKLTPQMFQQLMKQVQEMTIDTEDRLKGVIDLIFEKAISEPNFSVAYANMCRCLMGLKVPTTDKPGTTVNFRKLLLNRCQKEFEKDQDDDEIFEKKQQELDAAAPEEKQRLKAELEDAKDKARRRSLGNIKFIGELFKLKMLTEAIMHDCIVKLLKNHDEESLECLSRLLSTIGKDLDFEKAKPRMDQYFNQMEKIIKEKKTSSRIRFMLQDLLDLRRNTWVPRRGDQGPKTIDQIHKDAEQEEHREQIKVQQQFFAKTDNRGGGGGSGGGGGGGGGGRGGQGGRGSQHTPRGRENQPQDEGWNTVPITTKNRPIDTSRLSKITKPGALDFNNQLLAPGGKGMWGSWGKGSSGGTGAKPAGEPVPGGQESGGRPAASNRFSALQQAASTGLSSDADRRVPQRNSSSRERYDRRDGPERLDRGYDRRDDRGERDRNRPQVTKRSFSRETEGRGGDREQRSGGGGADPVRRVASMTDDRGSRERARSKESVKRESTPTPPPAQTKPALSEEELDKKSTAIIEEYLHINDMKEALQCVQEMNSGQLLFVFVRNGIESTLERSPLVREHMGLLLHQLIKAGALTSQQYYKGLLEILEVAEDMAIDIPHIWLYLAELITPMLHEGGIPMGPLFRELAKPLTPQGMAGGLLVQILQLLCTAMSHKKVGTMWREAGLNWKDFLPEDEDVNKFVTEMDVEFTLGEEVERSSLKGLSLDQLAQQLDRLIQDQADNQRIFDWVEANLDEEQLSSNLIVRTLMTSVCQSAIICETPYKVDAAQLVQRAKLLQKYLSDEQKELQALYALQALLVEMEQPANLLRMFFDTLYDEDVIKEEAFYKWESSKDPAEQQGKGVALKSVTAFFTWLREAEDESDNS; encoded by the exons ATGAATAAAGCACCACAGCCTATAAcgggacccccccaccccaccccatccccTGGACTCTCACAG ccccccttcccccctgggCAGCCCCCCTCTGTCGTGTTCGCCTCCCCGCCTCCACAAATGAACCCGACACCCCAGCCCAGACAG tTTGCCCCGGGGCCTCGTGCTTTGCACCAGCAG ccgtACTATGGCAGCAGGCCCAACGCCCCCCGCGGGGTCCCGCCCCCCAGCAGCGCCCCGCGGCAGGTGGCTCCCACACACGTGTACCAGACGACCGCCTCCCCCATGATGATGATCCCTCAGCAGCAGATCCCCTTCGCCACTTCGCCCCAGGGCCCCGCCTACTTCATACCTGGAGGACAG TACCGCTCGACATATGTTGCTGCCGCCCAGCAGTACCCGGTGCAGCCCGGCACCCCAGGCTTCTACCCCGGCACCAGCCCAGCTGAATATGGTACTTATG GGGCGTACTACCCGGCACAGCCCCAGTTCACGCCCCCTGTGGCCCCGCCTCCCGTCATCATGAACCCtgccccccagcagcagcaggccccgccccctccacctcAGCCCATGCAGTCCAAAAGAGAACGCAAACAG atcAGAATCCGTGACCCTAACCAGGGTGGCCGTGACATCACCGAGGAGATCATGTCGGGTGGCCGTACTGGCTCCACCCCGACACCCCCGCACGTCTGTGACGACCCTGCGCAG ATACCAGATGACTCGGAGCTAACCCAGGCCAACGGTGAGAGTGGAACACCTGCGCCTGTGGTGGTCAGACCAG ATGACAGAGGTGTCCCGACGCCCCCACCCCCGTCGAAGACCCCCGAGCCTGTGAAGAGCGAGCCTGCCCCGGAGGTCATCCGCCCCAGCACGGCCGTCTCCTCGCCTCCCCCCGCCCTGCCCCGGGAggtccctcccacccccctggcCGACACCACAGCCCCTGCGCtcgccaccccc cctcccagcagcCAAGTCTCCGACGTCATGGATGCACCCCCACCCCGGGAACCCTCCCCGACCCCACTGGACCCCTCGGTGCCAGCCtaccctgcccctctccccacccgCCTCTCCAAGACCCCTgcggtgaaggaggaggaggtgaaggtggaggaggaggtgaaggtggaggaggtgaaggaggaggaggtgaaacaggtgaaggaggaggaggtgaaacaggtgaaggaggaggaggtgaaacaGTTCAAGCAGGAAGCGATGGCGTCCGCCAAGCCTGTCGGCCCAGCcccgccctccaccctgccctccagcaGTAATGGGGTGCCCGCCCACCCCAAGGAGGCGGAGCTGGCGGTGCTGTCCATCagcatcccctccaccccccaggtgGAGGCTCCTCCAGAGTCGCCCATCGCCCAGCCGGAGGAGCTGCGTCTTCCTAACggcctgcccctgcccctcccccaggacCCGGAGCGCCCCTGCAGGGTCCTGACCGAGCGCCACGCCAGCCCCATCGCAGAGCCCAAGGTGGACCGCACCGTGGTTGCCGCGCCTGTGGTTGCCGCGCCGGTGGTTGCCACGCCCGTGGTTGCCCCGCCCGTGGTTGCCGCGCCCGATGTTGCCGCGCCGGTGGATGCCGCGCCCGTGGTTGTCGTGCCGGCGGCTGTCGTGGTGGAGTCGACAGTCCCCCCAACGTTGGTGGACACGGTGATCTCTGCTGTGCTGGAGACGGTGGCGTTGGTGGACACGGTGAGCCCTGTACTGGTGGCGCCCTTGGCCGAGGCCCCCGCTGACCCCGAAACCACCGCTGctgtggctcctccccctgctgccGATGACAGGGAGgacacacccccaccacacatcGCCCCCGCCGGGGACTCTTCTATGCAAG caTCTGCTGTGTATGTgccaaagaagaagaggaagatgaaggaGCTGAACAAGAAGGAGACTGTAGGAGACCTCCTAGATGCCTTTACTGAG gACCAGGTGGTGGGTAGCCCCCCTGAGGTGGAGAAGGCCctacccctccctgcctccgccCCTGAGGCAGGGGAGGCCCAGACCCCTGCCTCCGCTGCCCCGCCCGCCGCTGACGAGGTGGACGAGAcctgggaggagaaggaggacaagcTGGATGCTGAGAACATCAAACCCAAACAGGGAGAGCTGAAGTACCAGTACAAAGGGG aGCACTGGAAACCCATCGACCCGGAGGACAAGAAGCGGTATGACAGGGAGTTCTTGCTGGGCTTCCAGAATTGCACCGCCAGCCTCAGCAAACCCGAAGGCCTTCCCCACATCAGTGACGTGGTCCTGGACAAG gctaACAAGACCCCCCTGCGTCAGCTGGACCCCAGCCGCCTGCCAGGGATGAACTGTGGGCCCGACTTCACACCCTCCTTCCTGGGTAACCTGGGCCGGCCTGGCATgggcggtggaggaggaggaagaggtggaggagggggcagggggccg ccGTCCGGTATGGGCGGTCCCCGAGGCTCCCATCAGGGCCAGAGGAAAGAGCCGCGCAAGATCATCACCAGCATGTCCCTCAACAACGACGTGCAGCTCAACAAGGCGGAGAAGGCCTGGAAGCCCGGCGTGAAGAAGGCGGCGGGCCGCGGCGGCCCCCCGGACGAGGAGAACGACCCCGAGGAGCTGAAGACCCAGGAGCTGTTCAAGCGCGTGAGGAGCGTGCTCAACAAGCTCACGCCCCAGATGTTCCAGCAGCTGATGAAGCAGGTGCAGGAGATGACCATCGACACAGAGGACAGGCTGAAGGGGGTCATCGACCTCATCTTTGAGAAGGCCATCTCGGAGCCCAACTTCTCCGTGGCATACGCCAACATGTGCCGCTGCCTTATGGGg CTCAAAGTCCCCACCACCGACAAGCCAGGAACCACTGTGAACTTCCGCAAGCTCCTCCTCAACCGCTGCCAGAAGGAGTTTGAGAAGGACCAGGACGACGACGAGATCTTTGAGAAGAAGCAACAGGAGCTGGACGCCGCCGCCCCG gaggagaagcagcGTCTGAAGGCGGAGCTTGAGGATGCCAAGGACAAGGCCCGGCGGCGCTCCCTGGGCAACATCAAGTTCATCGGGGAGCTGTTCAAGCTGAAGATGCTGACTGAGGCCATCATGCACGACTGCATCGTCAAGCTGCTGAAGAACCATGACGAGGAGTCTCTGGAGTGCCTCAGCAGGCTGCTGTCCACCATCGGCAAGGACCTGGACTTTGAGAAGGCCAAG cCTCGAATGGACCAGTACTTCAACCAGATGGAGAAGATCATCAAGGAGAAGAAGACCTCGTCCAGGATCCGCTTCATGCTGCAGGACCTGCTGGATCTCCGACgg aacACCTGGGTTCCCCGGAGGGGAGACCAAGGCCCCAAGACCATCGACCAGATCCACaaggatgcagagcaggaagaaCACCGGGAGCAGATCAAAGTCCAGCAGCAGTTCTTCGCCAAGACTGACAacagaggaggtggtggaggtagtggaggaggaggtggtggaggaggaggagggagaggtgggcagGGGGGACGTGGGAGCCAACACACCCCCCGGGGCCGTGAGAACCAGCCTCAGGACGAGGGCTGGAACACGGTGCCCATCACCACCAAAAACCGACCCATCGACACCTCCCGCCTCAGCAAGATCACCAAG CCTGGAGCTCTGGATTTCAACAACCAGCTCCTGGCCCCTGGGGGCAAGGGCATGTGGGGCAGCTGGGGCAAGGGAAGCAGCGGAGGCACGGGGGCTAAACCAGCCGGGGAACCAG TGCCAGGTGGTCAGGAGTCAGGTGGTCGCCCTGCAGCCAGTAACAGGTTCTCGGCCCTGCAGCAAGCCGCCTCCACTGGACTCTCATCCGACGCTGACAGAAGAGTGCCTCAGAG GAACAGCTCCAGTCGCGAACGCTACGACCGGCGCGACGGGCCAGAGCGCCTGGACCGCGGCTACGACCGGCGCGACGACCGCGGCGAGCGGGACAGGAACCGTCCTCAGGTCACCAAGCGCAGCTTCAGCCGGGAGACGGAGGGCCGCGGCGGCGACCGGGAGCAGCGCagcggagggggcggggccgacCCGGTCCGCCGCGTGGCCAGCATGACGGACGACCGCGGCAGCAGAGAGCGCGCCCGCAGCAAAGAGAGCG tgaagagagagagcacccccacccctcctcctgcccagaCCAAGCCTGCCTTGAGCGAAGAGGAGCTGGACAAGAAGTCCACAGCCATCATCGAGGAGTACCTCCACATCAACGACATGaag GAGGCGCtgcagtgtgtgcaggagaTGAACAGCGGCCAgctgctgtttgtgtttgtgcggaACGGCATCGAGTCGACCCTGGAGCGCAGCCCCCTCGTCAGGGAGCACATGGGGCTCCTGCTGCACCAGCTCATCAAGGCTGGAGCCCTCACCTCCCAGCAGTACTAcaaagg GCTTTTGGAGATCCTGGAGGTGGCCGAGGACATGGCCATAGACATCCCCCACATCTGGCTCTACCTGGCTGAGCTCATCACCCCCATGCTCCACGAAGGAGGCATCCCTATGGGACCGCTGTTCAG GGAGCTGGCCAAGCCTCTGACTCCCCAGGGCATGGCTGGAGGTCTGCTGGTCCAAATCCTCCAGCTTCTCTGTACAGCAATG AGCCATAAGAAGGTGGGCACCATGTGGAGGGAGGCGGGACTTAACTGGAAGGACTTCCTGCCGGAAGACGAGGACGTCAACAAGTTTGTTACAGAAATG GATGTAGAGTTcaccctgggggaggaggtggagaggagcagCCTGAAGGGGCTGAGCCTGGACCAGTTGGCCCAGCAGCTGGACAGACTGATCCAGGACCAGGCGGACAACCAGCGCATCTTTGACTGGGTTGAG GCTAACCTGGATGAGGAGCAGCTCTCCTCCAACTTGATCGTGAGAACTCTCATGACTTCCGTCTGCCAGTCGGCCATCATCT GTGAGACCCCGTACAAGGTGGACGCGGCTCAGCTGGTCCAGAGGGCCAAGCTGCTGCAGAAGTACCTGAGTGACGAGCAGAAGGAGCTGCAGGCCCTGTACGCCC